A single region of the Govania unica genome encodes:
- a CDS encoding nucleotidyl cyclase domain-containing protein, whose protein sequence is MSAERLLDLDEESRERLRLLLADGGAVSAGQLVLFGLEAVKSRLGESWPRYVDRVHEQTTKILTQVLDPSEVFLRLGEDRYVIVFCNRDQAVAQVICEKIVRDVAEVFLGTPEMMELTADGVVMMLNADSVAQILGLEVEDAEPRDLSIWQDVPPVEMAVRGPEFVTVADGAVAPLGDICFVPIWDMARNVVYTYKPSILAVRGRRRVSGYHALEDGRDARAVRMLDFALLQAAGRAIEAGTAGAVAIMTIPVSFRTLASRDAALDYFGDCAALPAHVRRHIIFELADLTPGTPVWRAYELLSTLKRFSRGLFLRIDQSWRDFSILQELPVRGLVFDVEMDMRPLDRIAADMARAAVEARGRGWVFAVSGVYNRELTLAARAAGARLVYGHYLVAAVSKPLPAKALDWMALEKLTGGDGSWRAVQMERLV, encoded by the coding sequence ATGAGTGCCGAGCGCCTACTCGATCTTGATGAGGAGAGCCGTGAGCGCTTGCGGCTGTTGTTGGCTGACGGTGGCGCCGTCTCGGCCGGGCAGTTGGTTTTGTTCGGGCTTGAGGCGGTCAAGTCGCGCCTTGGGGAAAGCTGGCCGCGCTATGTGGACCGGGTGCATGAGCAAACCACTAAAATTCTGACCCAGGTTCTGGACCCGTCCGAGGTGTTCCTGCGCCTTGGCGAGGATCGCTATGTGATCGTTTTTTGCAATCGGGACCAGGCAGTGGCTCAGGTCATTTGTGAAAAGATCGTGCGCGATGTGGCCGAAGTTTTTCTTGGCACGCCGGAGATGATGGAGTTGACCGCCGATGGCGTCGTCATGATGCTGAATGCGGACAGCGTGGCGCAGATACTTGGGCTTGAGGTGGAGGACGCCGAGCCGCGCGACCTCAGCATTTGGCAGGACGTGCCGCCGGTCGAAATGGCGGTGCGCGGCCCGGAGTTTGTAACGGTTGCGGATGGGGCCGTGGCGCCCCTTGGCGATATCTGTTTCGTGCCGATCTGGGATATGGCGCGCAATGTCGTTTATACTTATAAGCCGAGCATTCTTGCCGTGCGTGGGCGGCGGCGGGTCAGCGGCTATCATGCGCTGGAGGACGGGCGCGATGCGCGGGCGGTCCGGATGCTGGATTTCGCCCTGTTGCAGGCGGCGGGGCGGGCGATCGAAGCGGGGACGGCGGGTGCGGTGGCCATCATGACCATTCCGGTGAGTTTCCGGACGCTGGCGAGCCGCGATGCGGCGCTGGATTATTTTGGCGATTGCGCCGCGTTACCGGCACATGTGCGCCGCCATATCATTTTCGAACTGGCCGATCTGACGCCGGGAACGCCGGTGTGGCGCGCTTATGAGCTGCTGTCGACCTTGAAGCGGTTTTCGCGCGGGTTGTTTCTTCGGATTGATCAGAGCTGGCGAGATTTCAGCATTTTGCAGGAGTTGCCGGTGCGCGGGCTGGTGTTCGATGTGGAGATGGACATGCGGCCGCTTGACCGCATTGCCGCCGATATGGCGCGCGCCGCGGTCGAGGCGCGGGGGCGGGGTTGGGTCTTTGCGGTGTCCGGGGTTTATAATCGGGAATTGACGCTGGCGGCGCGGGCCGCGGGGGCGCGGCTGGTCTATGGGCATTATCTGGTGGCGGCGGTGAGCAAGCCGCTGCCGGCCAAGGCGCTTGACTGGATGGCGCTTGAAAAGCTGACGGGCGGGGACGGCAGCTGGCGCGCGGTGCAGATGGAGCGTCTTGTGTAG
- a CDS encoding integration host factor subunit alpha has product MSAKTVTRADLAEAVYQEVGLSRNESADLVELVLEEISSSLIDGHNVKISSFGSFVVRQKGERIGRNPKTGEEVPIEPRRVVVFRPSQVLKERVSRRAKA; this is encoded by the coding sequence ATGAGCGCTAAGACAGTAACGCGAGCGGACCTGGCCGAAGCCGTTTACCAGGAAGTCGGCTTGTCGCGTAACGAGTCGGCCGATCTTGTCGAGCTGGTGCTGGAAGAAATTTCAAGCAGCCTGATCGATGGTCATAACGTCAAGATTTCTTCTTTCGGCAGTTTTGTCGTGCGGCAGAAGGGGGAGCGTATCGGTCGCAATCCCAAAACTGGCGAGGAAGTTCCGATTGAACCAAGACGGGTGGTTGTGTTCCGCCCGTCGCAGGTTCTGAAGGAACGGGTGAGCCGCCGCGCGAAAGCATAG
- a CDS encoding glycerate kinase type-2 family protein: MDARALLLDLFETAVAAADPLRLLPLHLPPRPTGRVIVIGAGKAAGSMARALEDSWGQDLTGLVVTRYGHGMACAGIAVLEAGHPLPDAAGQDAARRMCDLLRGLTADDTVICLLSGGGSALLTLPPPAVSLAEKQAVNKALLRSGARIDEMNCVRKHLSAVKGGRLAAMAFPARMVTYVISDVPGDAVEVIASGPTVGDPTTSAEALGILDHYNISVSEQLRDWLRSPQSESVKPGDARLARSSVTVIATARQSLDAAAARARALGLNPVCLGDDIEGEAREVAAAQATLALGSGPAVFLSGGETTVTVRGSGRGGRNAEYLLALMIALRGQNHIYALAADTDGIDGSEDNAGAIFGPDSWRRALALGLDPEVMLADNDAYGLFEALGDLVVTGPTRTNVNDFRAILVT; this comes from the coding sequence ATGGACGCGCGGGCGCTGTTGCTGGATCTGTTTGAGACGGCGGTGGCGGCGGCGGATCCGTTGCGATTGCTGCCGTTGCATCTGCCGCCGCGCCCCACGGGCCGGGTGATTGTGATCGGGGCGGGCAAGGCGGCGGGCTCCATGGCGCGAGCGCTTGAGGACAGTTGGGGGCAGGATCTTACGGGGCTTGTGGTTACGCGGTATGGCCATGGCATGGCCTGCGCGGGCATTGCGGTGCTTGAGGCCGGGCATCCTTTGCCGGATGCGGCGGGGCAGGATGCTGCCCGGCGCATGTGCGATTTGCTGCGCGGGCTTACGGCGGATGACACGGTGATCTGTTTATTGTCGGGCGGGGGATCGGCGCTTTTGACGCTGCCGCCTCCGGCTGTTTCCCTCGCGGAAAAACAGGCGGTCAATAAAGCGTTGCTGCGGTCGGGCGCGCGCATTGATGAGATGAATTGCGTGCGTAAGCATCTGTCGGCCGTCAAGGGCGGGCGGCTTGCGGCCATGGCCTTTCCGGCGCGGATGGTGACTTATGTCATCTCGGATGTGCCGGGGGATGCGGTGGAGGTGATCGCCTCGGGGCCGACGGTTGGGGATCCGACGACTTCGGCCGAAGCGCTGGGCATTCTGGATCATTATAATATTTCGGTGAGTGAGCAGCTGCGCGATTGGCTGCGCTCGCCGCAGTCGGAATCGGTGAAGCCGGGGGATGCGCGGCTCGCGCGGTCGTCGGTGACGGTGATCGCGACGGCGCGGCAGAGCCTTGATGCGGCGGCGGCGCGGGCGCGGGCGCTTGGGCTCAATCCCGTTTGTCTGGGCGATGATATTGAAGGTGAGGCGCGGGAGGTGGCGGCGGCGCAGGCGACGCTTGCGCTTGGCTCCGGTCCGGCGGTGTTTTTGTCGGGTGGGGAGACCACGGTGACGGTGCGTGGGTCGGGGCGCGGCGGGCGTAATGCGGAATATCTGCTGGCGCTGATGATCGCGCTTAGGGGGCAAAATCATATCTATGCGTTGGCCGCCGACACCGATGGCATTGACGGCAGCGAGGATAATGCCGGGGCGATCTTTGGGCCGGACAGTTGGCGGAGGGCGCTGGCGCTTGGCCTCGATCCGGAGGTAATGCTTGCGGACAATGATGCTTATGGGTTGTTCGAGGCGCTTGGCGATCTTGTGGTGACCGGGCCGACGCGCACCAATGTGAATGATTTTCGTGCCATTCTGGTGACGTGA
- the plsX gene encoding phosphate acyltransferase PlsX → MKRKLSIALDAMGGDHAPAAVVDGAEIARERYPNALFRLFGDEAVLKPLVARYPKLQTVAVIEHTDSVVTADDKPGQALRRGRGSSMGLAIEAVSEGRADVAVSAGNTGALMALAKFMLKTMPGIDRPALATLIPTTRGESVMLDLGANVECDDRNLVEFAVMGAAFARTVLGVPRPTVALLNVGVEELKGKDAVKAAGQTLKDSPLPFEFTGFVEGDDIAAGTVDVVVTDGFTGNVALKTAEGTARMIAGLTRNAFANSLGGKLGYFFAQRGMRALRAHLDPNNHNGAVFLGLNGLVVKSHGGASALGIASAIGVAHDLAADDLMGRIAEDLKSGGADTPSPDEVAT, encoded by the coding sequence TTGAAGCGAAAGCTGTCGATCGCACTCGACGCCATGGGCGGAGATCATGCTCCAGCTGCGGTTGTCGATGGTGCAGAGATCGCTCGGGAGCGTTACCCGAACGCGCTGTTCAGGCTATTTGGCGATGAAGCGGTCTTGAAGCCGCTTGTCGCACGCTACCCGAAGCTTCAGACGGTTGCCGTCATCGAGCATACGGATAGCGTGGTCACCGCCGATGACAAGCCGGGGCAGGCTCTGCGCCGTGGTCGCGGGTCCAGCATGGGCCTTGCGATTGAAGCCGTCAGCGAGGGGCGGGCCGATGTGGCCGTCTCGGCCGGGAATACCGGTGCGCTCATGGCTTTGGCCAAATTCATGTTAAAGACCATGCCGGGCATCGATCGCCCGGCTTTGGCGACTCTGATTCCGACCACACGCGGCGAAAGCGTCATGCTGGACCTTGGGGCGAATGTCGAATGCGACGATCGCAACCTGGTGGAGTTCGCGGTCATGGGCGCGGCTTTTGCCCGTACCGTGCTTGGGGTTCCGCGTCCGACGGTGGCTTTGCTCAATGTCGGGGTCGAGGAATTGAAGGGCAAGGACGCCGTCAAGGCAGCCGGTCAGACCCTGAAAGACAGCCCGCTGCCGTTCGAGTTTACCGGCTTTGTCGAAGGCGATGATATTGCCGCCGGTACGGTCGATGTGGTCGTCACCGATGGCTTTACCGGCAATGTGGCCCTGAAGACCGCCGAAGGCACGGCCAGAATGATCGCCGGGCTGACGCGCAACGCCTTCGCCAATTCACTTGGCGGCAAGCTTGGCTATTTCTTCGCGCAGCGCGGCATGCGGGCGCTCAGGGCGCATCTTGACCCGAACAACCATAACGGCGCAGTGTTCCTTGGGCTGAATGGTCTGGTGGTCAAAAGTCATGGCGGGGCCAGTGCGCTTGGTATTGCGAGCGCCATCGGTGTGGCCCATGATCTCGCGGCGGATGATCTGATGGGCCGTATTGCTGAAGATCTGAAAAGCGGGGGGGCAGATACCCCATCTCCTGATGAAGTGGCGACGTGA
- a CDS encoding 6-pyruvoyl trahydropterin synthase family protein produces MMEIFKRFTFDAAHQLACNVPAGHRYAGLHGHSFEVEVFVGGEPDPAKGWVVDFAALEAALKPLQETLDHGYLNEIPGLEVPTLEHIAIWIWDRLKPQFPGLARVVVKRGSFGEGCVYSGPRG; encoded by the coding sequence ATGATGGAAATATTCAAACGCTTTACTTTTGACGCCGCCCATCAACTGGCCTGCAATGTGCCGGCCGGGCATCGCTATGCCGGTTTGCATGGGCATTCGTTCGAGGTCGAGGTTTTTGTCGGCGGTGAACCGGATCCGGCAAAAGGCTGGGTCGTCGATTTCGCGGCCCTTGAGGCGGCGTTGAAGCCCTTGCAGGAAACTCTGGATCACGGATATCTCAATGAGATTCCGGGGCTTGAGGTGCCGACCCTGGAACATATCGCAATCTGGATCTGGGATCGTCTGAAGCCGCAATTCCCCGGCCTTGCCCGGGTGGTGGTCAAACGCGGCAGCTTTGGCGAAGGCTGCGTTTATAGCGGACCGCGCGGTTAG
- a CDS encoding beta-ketoacyl-ACP synthase III, translating to MTVIRSIIRGTGSYLPARVMLNSELAAEVETSDEWIQERTGIRQRHIAADGEKTSDLALAAARAALQAAGVEAEDIDLIVLATATPDQTFPATATKVQAALGMTRGFAFDVQAVCSGFVYAMTVADNFIKAGQVKRALVIGAETFSRILDWQDRTTCVLFGDGAGAVVLEAATGDGSVADRGILTSHLHSDGRHHDLLYVDGGPSSTQTTGYLRMEGNKVFKHAVANLSEVISESLAATGLKADDLDWIVPHQANKRILDGTAKKMNIPAERVIVTVDHHANTSAASIPLALAEAVADGRIKPGNLVLLEAMGGGFTWGAVLVRM from the coding sequence ATGACAGTTATTCGATCCATAATCCGGGGGACCGGCTCCTATCTTCCCGCTCGTGTCATGCTGAACAGCGAGCTTGCGGCAGAAGTCGAAACCAGTGACGAATGGATTCAGGAACGCACGGGCATCCGTCAGCGCCATATAGCGGCCGACGGGGAAAAGACCTCGGATCTGGCCCTTGCGGCGGCCCGGGCGGCTTTGCAGGCGGCGGGGGTTGAGGCTGAAGATATTGATTTGATCGTGTTGGCCACAGCGACTCCGGATCAGACCTTTCCGGCCACCGCCACCAAGGTTCAGGCGGCGCTTGGCATGACGCGGGGCTTTGCCTTTGATGTGCAGGCCGTCTGTTCCGGTTTCGTCTATGCCATGACGGTAGCTGATAATTTCATCAAGGCGGGGCAGGTCAAGCGGGCGCTGGTGATCGGCGCTGAAACCTTTTCACGTATTCTCGATTGGCAGGATCGTACCACCTGCGTGCTGTTCGGCGACGGTGCCGGGGCTGTGGTGCTTGAGGCGGCGACGGGCGACGGCAGCGTGGCCGATCGTGGCATTCTGACCAGTCATCTCCATTCCGATGGCCGCCATCATGATCTGCTCTATGTGGACGGGGGGCCGTCATCGACCCAGACGACCGGCTATTTGCGCATGGAAGGCAACAAGGTCTTCAAGCATGCTGTGGCGAATTTATCGGAGGTGATTTCCGAGTCGCTGGCGGCAACGGGTCTCAAGGCCGACGATCTCGACTGGATCGTGCCGCATCAGGCCAATAAACGTATCCTCGATGGCACCGCCAAAAAAATGAATATTCCGGCTGAGCGCGTGATCGTGACGGTGGATCATCACGCCAATACCTCGGCCGCCTCGATCCCGCTCGCCCTGGCGGAAGCCGTGGCTGACGGCCGTATAAAGCCCGGAAATCTGGTATTGTTGGAGGCTATGGGCGGCGGCTTTACCTGGGGCGCGGTGCTCGTTCGCATGTGA
- a CDS encoding MerR family transcriptional regulator — MESGRKAPGAFRTISEVAEDLGIPQHVLRFWESKFAQIKPIKRGGGRRYYRPEDIDLLRAIQALLYDDKYTIKGAQQLIREQGVRTIIQTFGGFAGAAAQNAEFGIRTQLVVAEPLEQGLQNTGLMADLRDVLQELEAIQAALLAPAQVSSAG; from the coding sequence ATCGAATCTGGGCGCAAAGCGCCGGGGGCCTTCCGCACCATCAGCGAAGTGGCTGAGGATCTCGGGATCCCACAGCATGTGTTGCGTTTCTGGGAAAGCAAATTTGCTCAGATCAAGCCGATCAAACGCGGTGGCGGGCGGCGCTATTACCGGCCCGAGGATATCGATCTCCTGCGGGCGATTCAGGCGCTGCTCTATGATGATAAATATACCATCAAGGGCGCGCAGCAACTGATCCGCGAACAGGGCGTGCGAACCATCATCCAGACCTTCGGCGGCTTTGCCGGAGCGGCGGCGCAGAATGCCGAATTCGGCATTCGTACCCAACTGGTGGTGGCAGAGCCGCTGGAGCAGGGCTTGCAAAACACCGGATTGATGGCTGATTTGCGCGATGTTCTGCAGGAGCTTGAGGCCATTCAGGCGGCCCTTCTCGCGCCCGCTCAGGTTTCATCGGCGGGGTGA
- a CDS encoding 2-hydroxyacid dehydrogenase, with protein sequence MSSVRRPHVFVTRPLPGRGLERLSAVAEVDVWREEGAPSHDVLLARAAEADGLLCMLTDRIDAGLLDACPRLRVIATCSVGYDHVDLAALTARDIPLGNTPGVLTDATADLAMALMLGAGRRITEAERFLRAGEWSEALRWDPLMFLGMDFRGATLGIAGFGAIGQAVASRARAFGMRVLAWSRSGTAADGVEAVSFERLLAESDVISIHVPLSAETRGLFDARVLAAMKPGAMLINTARGGIVDEAALAAALQTGHLSAAATDVFATEPVAMDSPLLAAPNIIVVPHIGSATLATRSRMADMSVDNLIAGLKGERMPNSPNGDQVRSRR encoded by the coding sequence ATGTCTTCTGTCCGTCGTCCTCATGTGTTTGTGACGCGTCCTTTGCCGGGACGGGGGCTTGAGCGGCTGAGTGCTGTGGCGGAGGTGGATGTCTGGAGGGAAGAGGGCGCGCCGTCTCATGATGTGCTGTTGGCGCGGGCGGCTGAGGCCGATGGGCTGTTGTGCATGTTGACGGATCGCATTGATGCCGGGTTGCTGGATGCCTGCCCGCGGCTGCGTGTGATTGCCACTTGTTCTGTCGGTTATGATCATGTGGATCTGGCGGCGTTGACGGCGCGGGACATTCCGCTTGGGAATACGCCCGGAGTTTTGACCGATGCGACGGCAGATCTGGCCATGGCCTTGATGCTGGGGGCCGGGCGGCGGATCACTGAGGCGGAGCGTTTTTTGCGTGCGGGGGAGTGGAGCGAGGCGCTGCGCTGGGATCCCTTGATGTTTTTAGGCATGGATTTTCGCGGTGCGACCCTTGGCATTGCCGGGTTCGGGGCCATCGGGCAGGCGGTGGCTTCGCGGGCGCGGGCCTTTGGCATGCGGGTGCTCGCCTGGTCGCGGTCGGGGACTGCGGCAGACGGGGTGGAGGCGGTGTCGTTTGAACGCCTGTTGGCGGAGTCGGATGTCATCAGCATTCATGTGCCGCTGTCGGCGGAGACGCGCGGGCTTTTCGATGCGCGGGTTCTTGCCGCTATGAAGCCCGGGGCCATGCTGATCAATACCGCGCGCGGCGGCATTGTCGATGAGGCGGCGCTGGCGGCGGCGTTGCAGACAGGGCATCTGTCGGCGGCAGCCACGGATGTGTTCGCGACCGAGCCGGTGGCCATGGACAGTCCTTTGCTTGCGGCCCCGAATATCATCGTGGTGCCGCATATCGGCAGCGCCACGCTTGCCACCCGCAGTCGCATGGCGGATATGAGCGTCGATAATCTGATCGCCGGATTGAAGGGGGAGCGCATGCCCAATTCTCCGAATGGCGATCAGGTGCGAAGCCGCCGCTGA